From the Mycoplasmatota bacterium genome, one window contains:
- a CDS encoding Cof-type HAD-IIB family hydrolase, which produces MAQKIVFIDIDGTLFDNDNDIIHPSTIDAIDKLKQNGVAVCIASGRSKVLGDEVFSRYDLDFDGYVLINGQFVLYKDEVIYKNPIDKTFIHEFIEECRIQDVDYGFLTEDDTFISSYRPQVLKSFSDFKMKLPRLMTEEDIQKDIYQGLFFDLNYIPYFSQKFAQYVRFISWLHNGADIIPINASKAIGMEKICQHLGIMRENVIAFGDSTNDIEMLQYANIGVAMGNAKNSVKEIATIVTDDIDKDGLSKALKKLQLI; this is translated from the coding sequence ATGGCACAAAAAATTGTATTTATTGATATTGATGGAACACTATTTGATAATGATAATGATATCATTCATCCGTCTACGATAGACGCTATAGATAAACTAAAGCAAAATGGTGTCGCAGTATGTATTGCTTCAGGAAGATCTAAAGTTTTAGGAGATGAAGTTTTTTCTCGATATGATTTGGATTTTGATGGATATGTATTAATCAATGGACAGTTTGTTTTATATAAGGATGAAGTAATTTATAAAAATCCGATTGATAAAACTTTTATTCATGAATTTATAGAAGAGTGTAGAATACAAGATGTTGATTATGGTTTTCTAACAGAAGATGATACCTTTATTTCTAGTTATCGTCCACAGGTCTTAAAATCATTTTCTGATTTTAAGATGAAATTGCCAAGATTGATGACAGAAGAAGACATTCAGAAGGATATTTATCAAGGATTATTTTTTGATTTAAATTACATACCTTATTTTTCGCAAAAATTTGCACAATATGTGAGATTCATTTCTTGGTTACATAATGGAGCTGATATTATCCCTATAAATGCTTCAAAAGCTATTGGAATGGAAAAGATTTGTCAACACTTAGGGATTATGAGAGAAAATGTTATTGCATTTGGTGATTCTACAAATGATATTGAAATGCTTCAATATGCAAATATTGGTGTTGCGATGGGAAATGCTAAAAATTCAGTGAAAGAGATAGCAACTATCGTAACTGATGATATTGATAAAGATGGTTTATCAAAAGCATTGAAAAAATTACAATTAATATAA
- a CDS encoding ribonuclease J → MNHKLFKPNELGIFALGGLGEIGKNTYCIQFNDEIIIIDAGIKFPESYLLGIDYVIPDYQYLIDNQNKIKGLFITHGHEDHIGGIPFLLKQVKIPKIYSGNLAMGIIKNKLDEHRLLKTTDFVTYKDNDVFTFKHLRISFFRTNHSIPDSFGIAVETPVGTVCHTGDFKFDFTPIGPIADIAKMATLGKKGVLCLLSDSTNSELPELSMSERRVGDSIKEIFRRINGRVIVATFASNIHRIQQIVEASIASNRKIAVFGRSMESTLKVGLELGYIKCPADTFIGREQLKIMNEQQVTILCTGSQGEPLAALSRIADGTHRQISIIPGDTVIFSSSPIPGNATSVGNTINKLFRAGADVITHNPLTDTHTSGHAGQEELKLMIQLMKPKYFMPIHGEYRMQKIHAELAGQCGISPENTFVLNNGQVLAFSNKGPRIAGEVQSGAIFIDGSGIGDIGNVVIRDRKILSNDGLLTVVINVDLHTKQVLRRPNIISRGFIYLKDSQELVKEIETQTIDYFNKILKTRKNIVQIKNDLTDYLASFIYDKIQRKPMIIPVIMNVKRKEA, encoded by the coding sequence ATGAATCATAAACTATTTAAACCAAATGAGCTGGGTATTTTTGCGCTTGGCGGACTTGGAGAAATTGGAAAAAACACCTATTGTATACAATTTAATGATGAAATTATTATTATAGATGCAGGTATTAAATTTCCAGAAAGTTATTTACTAGGGATTGATTATGTAATCCCTGATTATCAATATTTAATCGATAATCAAAATAAAATTAAAGGCTTATTTATCACACATGGTCATGAAGACCATATCGGTGGAATTCCCTTTTTATTAAAGCAAGTAAAAATACCTAAAATCTACTCTGGTAATCTAGCTATGGGAATCATAAAAAATAAGTTAGATGAACATAGACTTTTAAAAACAACTGATTTTGTAACCTATAAAGATAATGATGTGTTTACATTTAAACATTTAAGAATATCATTTTTTAGAACGAATCATTCGATACCTGATTCATTTGGTATCGCAGTTGAAACACCAGTTGGTACGGTTTGTCATACAGGTGACTTCAAATTCGACTTTACACCAATTGGTCCTATTGCTGATATTGCGAAAATGGCCACATTAGGTAAAAAAGGTGTTCTATGTTTGTTATCAGATAGTACCAACAGTGAATTACCTGAATTATCAATGAGTGAAAGACGTGTTGGGGATAGTATTAAAGAAATATTTAGACGCATTAATGGTCGTGTTATTGTCGCTACATTCGCCTCTAATATTCACCGTATTCAACAAATTGTCGAAGCAAGTATTGCTTCAAACCGAAAAATCGCTGTTTTCGGAAGAAGTATGGAATCTACATTAAAAGTTGGATTAGAATTAGGTTATATTAAATGTCCTGCAGATACTTTTATTGGTCGAGAACAATTAAAAATTATGAATGAACAACAAGTGACCATTTTATGTACTGGTTCCCAAGGTGAACCATTAGCAGCATTATCAAGAATAGCTGACGGTACACATCGCCAAATTTCTATCATTCCTGGAGATACAGTAATATTCTCATCATCTCCTATCCCAGGAAACGCAACGAGCGTTGGAAATACAATTAATAAATTATTTAGAGCTGGTGCTGATGTAATTACTCATAATCCATTAACAGATACCCATACATCAGGACATGCTGGACAAGAAGAATTAAAATTAATGATTCAACTTATGAAACCAAAATACTTTATGCCAATTCATGGTGAATACAGAATGCAGAAGATACATGCTGAATTAGCTGGTCAATGTGGGATTTCCCCAGAAAATACTTTTGTTTTAAACAATGGACAAGTATTAGCTTTTTCAAATAAAGGTCCAAGGATTGCTGGAGAAGTACAATCAGGCGCTATTTTTATTGATGGTAGTGGAATAGGAGATATTGGTAATGTTGTCATTAGAGACCGAAAAATCTTATCTAATGATGGATTATTAACTGTTGTAATTAATGTCGATTTACATACTAAACAAGTTTTAAGAAGACCTAATATTATTTCTCGAGGATTTATTTACCTAAAAGATTCTCAAGAACTTGTTAAAGAAATTGAAACTCAGACAATTGATTATTTCAACAAAATACTAAAAACTAGAAAGAATATTGTTCAAATAAAAAATGATTTAACTGATTATTTAGCGAGTTTCATTTATGATAAAATTCAACGTAAGCCAATGATTATTCCTGTCATCATGAATGTAAAACGTAAAGAGGCTTAA
- a CDS encoding YjcZ family sporulation protein, protein MNYGGAGYGYGYGYGCCEPTYCCCRGGYGYGYALILVLFILLVIIGCTCCFPRC, encoded by the coding sequence ATGAATTACGGCGGTGCAGGTTATGGTTATGGCTATGGATATGGTTGCTGTGAACCAACTTATTGTTGTTGTCGTGGTGGATACGGATATGGATATGCATTAATTTTAGTATTATTTATCCTATTAGTTATCATTGGTTGTACTTGTTGTTTCCCACGTTGTTAA
- a CDS encoding YlbF family regulator, with amino-acid sequence MNYTEIIEKTYALVDTIKTSNPYLLYIEYEKKVLDDNELKKLLSVFQENKVAFEEVYKYKSYYPNFDEIKKQYQQSKIDLMNHELFKTYKRYEKEIDLYINEIEFKLKRIVNIKEKHEKINMNFKVGGV; translated from the coding sequence ATGAATTATACTGAGATTATTGAAAAAACTTATGCTTTAGTGGATACGATAAAGACAAGCAATCCTTATCTACTTTATATAGAGTATGAAAAAAAAGTTTTAGATGATAATGAATTGAAAAAACTATTGTCAGTATTTCAAGAAAATAAAGTAGCTTTTGAAGAAGTATATAAATATAAATCATATTACCCTAATTTTGATGAGATTAAAAAGCAATATCAACAATCAAAAATTGATTTAATGAACCATGAGCTGTTTAAAACTTATAAAAGATATGAAAAAGAGATTGATTTATATATAAATGAAATTGAATTTAAACTAAAAAGAATAGTAAATATTAAAGAGAAACATGAAAAAATTAATATGAATTTTAAAGTAGGTGGGGTGTAA
- a CDS encoding YjcZ family sporulation protein, which yields MYDAGYGGYGCCPPMQGCNPHGGYGYALILVLFILLVIIGCTCMK from the coding sequence ATGTATGATGCAGGTTACGGAGGATATGGATGCTGTCCACCTATGCAAGGATGCAATCCTCACGGTGGATATGGGTATGCTTTAATCTTAGTCTTATTTATTTTATTAGTTATTATCGGTTGTACTTGTATGAAATAA
- the rpsP gene encoding 30S ribosomal protein S16, whose product MVKLRIQRFGSKKRPFYRIVAADSRFPRDGRFLEIIGTYNPVTQPAEVKIDEEKALTWLTNGAQPTDTVRSLFSQQGIMEKFHNQKLGK is encoded by the coding sequence ATGGTAAAATTACGTATTCAACGTTTTGGTTCAAAAAAACGTCCATTTTATCGTATTGTTGCTGCTGACAGTCGTTTTCCACGTGATGGAAGATTTTTAGAAATAATTGGTACTTATAATCCAGTTACTCAACCTGCAGAAGTAAAAATTGATGAAGAAAAAGCACTTACATGGCTAACAAATGGCGCTCAACCAACAGATACTGTACGTTCATTATTTTCTCAACAAGGAATTATGGAAAAATTCCATAATCAAAAATTAGGTAAATAG
- a CDS encoding YjcZ family sporulation protein, whose amino-acid sequence MYYGGYGYGSGYGCCCNYGCEYGYALILVLFILLVIIGCTCCPGFH is encoded by the coding sequence ATGTATTACGGTGGTTATGGCTATGGCAGTGGATATGGATGTTGTTGTAATTACGGTTGTGAATATGGATATGCGTTAATTCTTGTATTATTTATTTTATTAGTAATAATTGGCTGTACTTGCTGTCCAGGATTCCATTAA
- the def gene encoding peptide deformylase has translation MLTMKDIIREGHPTLQKNASEVSLPMSDIDKKTLFSMMEFVKLSQDEETSQKYNLRPGVGLAAPQINVSKRMIAIHSTNEDNKLFSYMLVNPKIVSHSVEQTYLMPGEGCLSVDREVPGYVFRPKRITVKGFQLKENGDLTPVSLRLKGYIAIVFQHEIDHLNGVLFTERINKENPFLVPQDIKPIDF, from the coding sequence ATGTTAACAATGAAGGATATCATCAGAGAAGGTCATCCAACACTTCAAAAGAATGCTTCTGAAGTAAGCCTTCCTATGTCCGATATAGATAAAAAAACTCTGTTTTCTATGATGGAATTTGTTAAACTCTCACAAGATGAAGAAACTTCACAGAAATATAATTTAAGACCTGGGGTTGGATTAGCTGCACCACAAATTAATGTTTCAAAAAGAATGATCGCAATCCATTCCACTAATGAAGATAATAAATTATTTAGCTATATGCTTGTAAACCCTAAAATTGTTAGCCATTCAGTTGAACAAACTTATCTTATGCCTGGTGAAGGATGTTTATCAGTCGACAGAGAGGTACCTGGTTATGTCTTTAGACCTAAACGAATTACTGTTAAGGGGTTTCAATTAAAAGAAAATGGTGACCTTACTCCAGTTTCTTTACGATTAAAAGGTTATATCGCAATTGTTTTTCAACATGAAATAGATCATTTAAATGGTGTTTTATTTACAGAACGTATTAATAAAGAAAATCCTTTTTTAGTACCCCAAGATATAAAACCTATAGACTTTTAA
- a CDS encoding DUF2129 domain-containing protein, with protein sequence MEISRKLIIVYYNHQHCLRKIGNFGNLIYHSNKLRYAYLYVDNTSVKSIIEKIKKINGVTKVELSLSEMSDFTFSL encoded by the coding sequence TTGGAAATTTCTAGAAAATTAATAATCGTTTATTATAATCACCAACATTGTTTAAGAAAAATCGGTAATTTTGGTAATTTAATTTATCATTCTAATAAGTTACGATATGCTTATTTATATGTTGATAATACAAGTGTGAAGTCTATTATTGAGAAGATTAAAAAAATTAATGGGGTAACAAAAGTAGAACTCTCGTTATCAGAAATGTCTGATTTCACGTTTAGCTTGTAA
- a CDS encoding class I SAM-dependent methyltransferase encodes MRKVNNLTYLNLSEIHESLKKEVEDNDKFNKTFSEEDILHLLVNGEIRGIKIEGNFYANQCELKHFIDKYVNVEIHKLVQYGGAVGINLTDVKLNGKILDIGGGGEGIIGQLKGDNVIAIDSRRDELEEAKGGPLKIVMDAKELMFLDNTFDTVTSFFTLMYIPSIDHQKVLEEIYRVLKQDGEFVLWDTVMSKKNNTKDFYSIFLEIQLPNKSVLTGYGVGKNEQSLNYFIELAEKVGFKVVNTQELSNIAYNLRLRK; translated from the coding sequence ATGAGAAAAGTCAATAATCTTACTTACTTAAATTTGTCAGAAATTCATGAATCTCTTAAAAAAGAAGTTGAAGATAATGATAAATTTAATAAAACATTTAGTGAAGAAGATATACTTCATCTGTTAGTTAACGGTGAAATTAGAGGTATAAAAATTGAAGGGAACTTTTATGCAAATCAATGTGAATTAAAGCACTTTATAGATAAATATGTTAATGTAGAGATTCATAAGTTAGTTCAATATGGTGGTGCTGTAGGGATTAATTTAACAGATGTAAAGTTAAACGGGAAAATTCTTGATATTGGAGGTGGAGGTGAAGGTATAATTGGACAATTAAAGGGTGATAATGTTATTGCTATTGATTCAAGGAGAGATGAATTAGAAGAAGCAAAAGGTGGACCATTAAAAATAGTTATGGATGCTAAAGAATTGATGTTTTTAGATAATACTTTTGATACAGTTACTTCATTTTTCACACTAATGTATATACCAAGTATAGACCATCAAAAAGTATTAGAAGAAATATATAGAGTTTTAAAACAGGATGGTGAATTTGTCCTATGGGATACAGTTATGTCAAAGAAAAATAATACAAAAGATTTTTATTCAATATTTTTAGAAATCCAATTACCAAACAAATCTGTTCTTACTGGATACGGAGTAGGAAAAAATGAACAGAGTTTGAATTACTTTATTGAATTAGCTGAGAAAGTTGGTTTTAAAGTAGTTAATACTCAAGAACTAAGCAATATTGCATATAATTTAAGATTAAGAAAATAA
- a CDS encoding KH domain-containing protein, translating to MAIENLIKTLIEPLVDHKEDIYVKQFEEDADGYIIYEIMVNKEDIGRVIGRHGSVIQSIRTICYAAAMKNKKRIRINIDHF from the coding sequence ATGGCTATTGAAAATTTAATTAAAACGTTGATTGAACCATTAGTTGATCATAAAGAAGATATTTATGTGAAACAATTTGAAGAAGACGCTGATGGCTATATTATTTATGAGATAATGGTCAATAAAGAAGATATCGGTCGAGTAATTGGAAGACACGGTAGTGTTATACAATCAATAAGAACCATTTGTTATGCAGCGGCAATGAAAAATAAAAAACGTATTCGCATTAATATTGATCACTTTTAA
- a CDS encoding AI-2E family transporter produces MDNGKQIKRIQAYLLILVLIFIIFFIGKQLMQYPFFNEIKEAVINIIFPFSISFIIVYIFHPILYWFEKQFSIKTWVSTIVLLIVNAIILIVLIEFIFPILSQQIIDIYSELPKYIEEIELIIENIQTKYHLLNNTELFESIIAYKDKLTLNLGDYLVSFTISTVVFSFKSLWLIIMIPLLVFLMMKDYSLIYERFSLFLVRHKRSEWIQLLKNIDTKLGAYIRGQLIIMSYMFIGTFIPLAILGMPNAFIFSIIIAITNIIPYLGPYLGGVPLCIYAYFQSPQLLFASLIIIFIMQQLDGNLGQPLVFGSQLKIHPLIIMIVMIIGSTVGGIIGLLLSVPIFIILKEIYIFIKPKTKIKLIKKPIK; encoded by the coding sequence ATGGATAACGGAAAACAAATCAAAAGAATACAAGCATATTTACTAATATTAGTCCTAATTTTTATTATTTTCTTTATAGGTAAACAATTAATGCAATATCCTTTTTTTAATGAAATAAAAGAAGCTGTTATAAATATCATTTTTCCTTTTTCTATTAGCTTTATAATTGTTTATATTTTTCACCCTATCTTATATTGGTTTGAAAAACAGTTTTCAATTAAAACCTGGGTTTCAACCATCGTACTACTAATTGTAAACGCAATTATTTTAATCGTATTAATAGAATTTATCTTTCCCATTTTAAGTCAACAAATAATAGATATTTACTCTGAATTACCAAAATATATAGAAGAAATAGAATTAATAATTGAGAATATTCAAACAAAATATCATCTATTAAACAATACTGAACTATTTGAATCAATTATTGCTTATAAAGATAAACTTACCCTTAATCTTGGTGATTATCTTGTATCATTTACCATATCAACCGTTGTATTTTCCTTTAAATCTCTATGGCTAATTATTATGATTCCCTTATTAGTTTTTCTTATGATGAAAGATTATTCTTTAATCTATGAAAGGTTTTCTCTATTTTTAGTTCGTCATAAAAGAAGTGAATGGATTCAACTCCTAAAAAACATTGATACAAAACTAGGGGCTTATATTAGGGGACAATTAATAATTATGAGTTATATGTTTATAGGAACGTTCATCCCATTAGCGATATTAGGGATGCCAAACGCCTTCATATTCTCAATCATCATCGCTATCACAAATATCATTCCCTATTTAGGACCATATTTAGGGGGCGTTCCTTTATGTATTTACGCTTATTTTCAATCCCCACAATTACTCTTTGCCTCTTTAATTATCATATTTATTATGCAACAGTTAGATGGTAATTTAGGTCAACCACTTGTCTTTGGATCCCAACTTAAGATACATCCACTTATTATCATGATAGTCATGATAATCGGAAGTACTGTGGGTGGTATCATTGGACTCCTATTATCAGTACCAATTTTTATTATACTTAAAGAAATCTATATTTTTATAAAACCCAAGACAAAAATAAAGCTTATAAAAAAACCTATAAAATGA
- a CDS encoding histidine phosphatase family protein, which yields MIRLYLTRHGQTEWNKLGLLQGSKDSELTDLGIKQAKRLKERLKDEKIDIIYSSPMKRAVQTAKIIHNDVKIIIDNHLKEMHFGDWEGLPHEEIRKLSSQYDLFWTKPHLYQSSSGESYEIFKKRVLGSLRNIIHYNNDKNVLIVSHAVVTKQILNYFENRPLEKFWEPPFMESTCLSIIEIDEDNINIQLNSDISHLKAI from the coding sequence GTGATTAGGTTATACCTAACACGACACGGTCAAACCGAATGGAATAAGTTAGGATTATTACAAGGTAGTAAAGATTCTGAATTGACAGATTTAGGGATTAAACAAGCCAAGCGTTTAAAAGAAAGATTGAAAGATGAAAAGATTGATATAATTTATTCTAGTCCTATGAAAAGAGCGGTTCAAACAGCTAAAATTATACATAATGATGTCAAAATTATTATCGATAATCACTTAAAAGAAATGCATTTTGGTGATTGGGAAGGTTTACCACATGAAGAAATTAGAAAATTATCTTCACAATATGATTTGTTTTGGACAAAACCACATTTATATCAATCTAGTAGTGGTGAAAGTTATGAAATCTTTAAGAAAAGAGTTTTAGGAAGTTTAAGAAATATTATTCATTATAATAACGATAAAAATGTCTTAATTGTTTCTCATGCAGTAGTAACGAAACAAATTTTAAATTATTTTGAAAATAGACCATTAGAAAAGTTTTGGGAACCACCTTTTATGGAGTCAACTTGTTTAAGTATCATAGAAATAGATGAAGATAATATTAATATTCAATTAAATTCGGATATATCCCATCTAAAAGCTATCTAG
- a CDS encoding tetratricopeptide repeat protein produces the protein MDEAKIEELKKLIEDEDKQAMETLIEYYDEIDDFESLTKLYEIVLRKNPRDSKALNNLAVIYADFYKDYEKAKGYYEKTLMITPDEASVHYNYGVLLEFNFQEYEQAKEHYLKAIELDSIYVDAYINLSWLYLERLNDINTSYIVVTEALKYVEDSEIYTQIAYIDLKKNKEYQKAEENLHKAIELNDKNDLAFTYLGQLYVLEKRYDEARDIFNQALELGNLNELLIYEYGKLLITQYNDLDKTIDLLNKAIEVFPDDVVYYAYLANIYLVLGNHSEAKKYLHSAEEFEITSQEVLLMVGYLKVMLDEDKDEALMYFEKVIELDPSNLNALSFIGLYNLMNNKHIDTALNYFKKVAELSKDHFIIHFIIAQIYLKHYHDSTKALEYLFKIETNSLKETELSHLYLVIGNIYEKYENNNYQALDYYEKAYQAKPSKYLEEIINQLYENDKTIVN, from the coding sequence ATGGATGAGGCTAAAATTGAAGAACTAAAAAAATTAATAGAAGATGAAGATAAACAGGCGATGGAAACGTTAATAGAATATTATGATGAAATAGATGATTTTGAATCATTAACAAAATTATATGAAATCGTTTTAAGAAAAAATCCAAGAGATTCTAAAGCGTTAAATAATCTAGCAGTCATTTATGCAGATTTCTACAAAGATTATGAGAAGGCAAAAGGTTATTATGAAAAAACATTAATGATTACTCCCGATGAAGCATCTGTTCATTATAATTATGGGGTATTACTAGAGTTTAATTTCCAGGAATATGAACAAGCAAAAGAACATTATTTAAAAGCGATAGAATTGGATTCAATCTATGTAGATGCGTATATTAATTTATCATGGTTGTATCTAGAACGACTTAATGATATTAATACTAGTTACATTGTGGTTACAGAAGCGCTAAAATATGTAGAAGATAGTGAAATTTATACACAAATTGCTTATATTGATTTGAAGAAGAATAAAGAATACCAAAAAGCAGAGGAAAATTTGCATAAAGCAATTGAACTTAATGATAAGAATGATTTAGCATTTACTTATTTAGGACAACTATATGTACTAGAAAAGAGATATGATGAAGCAAGGGATATTTTTAATCAAGCACTAGAGTTGGGAAACTTAAATGAATTACTAATTTATGAGTATGGAAAACTATTAATTACGCAATATAATGATTTAGATAAAACCATAGATTTGTTAAATAAAGCAATAGAGGTTTTCCCGGATGATGTGGTCTATTATGCTTATCTAGCAAATATTTATTTAGTTTTAGGTAATCATTCTGAGGCTAAGAAATATTTACATTCAGCAGAAGAATTTGAGATAACAAGTCAAGAAGTTTTATTAATGGTGGGTTATTTAAAAGTCATGCTTGATGAGGATAAGGATGAGGCGTTGATGTATTTTGAAAAAGTGATTGAACTAGACCCAAGTAATTTAAATGCTTTATCATTTATCGGGCTTTATAATTTAATGAATAACAAGCATATCGATACTGCGTTAAATTATTTCAAAAAAGTAGCTGAATTAAGTAAAGATCATTTTATTATTCATTTTATTATTGCACAAATATATCTAAAACATTATCATGATTCAACTAAAGCGTTAGAATATTTATTTAAGATAGAAACAAATTCCTTAAAAGAAACTGAGTTATCCCATTTATATTTAGTAATAGGAAATATCTATGAAAAATATGAAAATAATAATTATCAAGCTTTAGATTATTATGAGAAAGCATATCAAGCAAAACCAAGTAAATATTTAGAAGAAATCATTAACCAACTATATGAGAATGATAAAACAATCGTTAATTAA
- a CDS encoding IS1182 family transposase, with product MLPNKELVLSPYSKLYDIVVPKNHILRKFKELVDFEFVYEELKDKYTKDNGATAKCPIFMFKLLLLLKVMYPMSDRDLVEQAQLNMAYKYFLEIAPEETDIIHPTSLTKFRKLRLKDGELLDKLISKTVELALNLGLIKSKQLIVDSTHTNSMFNYKSPLEILEEKSKNLRKVVYKTDESYKDKMPEKPISKNIDDHIKYCNELVELIRNDENLLIRENIRLKTNLLEEIVNDNIEEINSMVEKDAKVGHKSADTSFFGYKTHIAMVPERIITAAVVTSGDKHDGKQARELYVKSKETGIEVDAFIGDGAYSEKELIEYAKKNEFKLVSKLSKTVSKGNKRKCEDFEYNKDAKRYVCKAGHMRVRVALHGKKKHEIEGTPLRETHYFDVEKCKTCPFKEECGYKEGQDSRSYTVTLKKDNVHAEHEKFQESKEFKELAKERYKIEAKNSELKNSHGYKRCQSHGLLGMQIQSAMTIFAVNLKRIVTLMG from the coding sequence ATGCTACCTAATAAAGAACTTGTCTTAAGTCCATACAGTAAGTTGTATGATATTGTGGTTCCAAAGAATCATATATTAAGAAAATTTAAAGAATTAGTGGATTTTGAATTTGTTTATGAAGAATTAAAAGATAAATATACAAAGGATAATGGAGCGACAGCGAAATGTCCTATTTTTATGTTTAAATTATTATTATTATTAAAAGTAATGTATCCAATGTCTGACCGAGATTTAGTTGAACAAGCACAATTAAATATGGCATATAAGTATTTTTTAGAAATAGCTCCAGAAGAAACAGATATTATCCATCCAACAAGTTTAACAAAGTTTAGAAAGTTACGATTAAAAGATGGAGAATTATTAGATAAACTAATTTCAAAAACAGTAGAACTAGCACTAAACTTAGGATTAATAAAATCAAAACAACTAATAGTAGACTCAACACATACAAATAGTATGTTTAATTATAAATCACCACTTGAAATCTTAGAAGAGAAATCAAAAAATTTACGAAAAGTAGTATATAAGACTGATGAAAGTTATAAAGATAAGATGCCTGAAAAGCCAATATCAAAGAATATAGACGATCATATAAAATACTGTAATGAATTAGTTGAATTAATTAGAAATGATGAAAATTTACTAATCAGAGAAAATATTAGATTAAAAACAAACTTATTAGAAGAAATAGTAAATGATAATATTGAAGAAATAAATTCAATGGTAGAAAAGGATGCAAAAGTAGGACATAAATCAGCTGATACATCATTCTTTGGATATAAAACACATATCGCGATGGTGCCAGAACGAATTATAACAGCGGCAGTTGTGACAAGTGGAGATAAACACGATGGAAAGCAAGCAAGAGAATTATATGTGAAATCAAAAGAAACTGGAATTGAAGTTGATGCTTTTATAGGGGATGGAGCGTATTCAGAAAAAGAACTAATAGAATATGCGAAAAAAAATGAATTTAAATTAGTTTCAAAATTGAGTAAAACAGTATCTAAAGGAAATAAAAGAAAATGTGAGGATTTTGAATATAATAAAGATGCGAAAAGATATGTATGTAAAGCAGGTCATATGAGAGTTAGAGTTGCACTACATGGTAAAAAGAAACATGAGATAGAAGGAACTCCATTGCGAGAAACGCATTATTTTGATGTAGAAAAATGTAAAACGTGTCCATTTAAAGAAGAATGTGGATATAAAGAAGGACAAGATAGTAGATCTTATACAGTTACATTAAAGAAGGATAATGTTCATGCAGAACATGAAAAATTTCAAGAAAGTAAAGAATTCAAAGAATTAGCAAAAGAAAGGTATAAGATAGAAGCTAAAAATTCTGAATTGAAAAATAGTCATGGATATAAAAGATGTCAATCCCATGGCCTTTTAGGTATGCAGATACAATCAGCAATGACAATATTCGCAGTAAACTTGAAAAGAATTGTAACACTAATGGGATAG
- a CDS encoding YjcZ family sporulation protein: MNYCYPNYYNCNPRYMDNGRGYLFALLLVLFILLVIIGKTN; encoded by the coding sequence ATGAATTATTGTTATCCTAACTATTATAATTGTAATCCAAGGTATATGGATAATGGAAGAGGATATTTGTTTGCCCTACTATTAGTATTGTTTATTTTGCTTGTTATTATAGGTAAAACAAATTAA